A single window of Girardinichthys multiradiatus isolate DD_20200921_A chromosome 15, DD_fGirMul_XY1, whole genome shotgun sequence DNA harbors:
- the LOC124881817 gene encoding tyrosine-protein phosphatase non-receptor type 14-like — MPFGLKLRRTRRYNVLSKNYFVTRIRLLDNNVIECTLSVESTGQECLEAVAQRLELRETHYFGLWFQGKSQTPAQRWVELEKPLKKQLDKFGNEPQLFFGVMFYVPNVSHLEQEATRYQYYLQVKKEVLDGRLQCTVEQGIRLAGLAVQADFGNFTHFSSQDFLREYVLFPVNWPNGDEVLEEWTKKVAEEHKSHCGMPPAEAELLYIKEMEKLDGFGQESFPAKDNYTNDIFIGMSFVGVFVKHRNGRSIMLHKWKDIGTIAHNKSAITVEITSRDDTINFHMEDMEMAKYIARLFTARHKFYKQNKICTEPTHSPAPIRRRPTWNHRLSLPRAQSCNFQSVHEHYQDMQSSQDSIFHEDPYYKSETSLDVTFRNGTVPNGSMYSSPSLSSLNRSQTFIPASPMSSNLSIPSSELMRPDYIPSHRHSAIIAPSYRPTPEYDAVMRQKRRMVPAHHDFQSQSLHSLNISNACAYRKPEALVYSQPEMRERGPYHGPGPGPGPYTPQISYSKPVSHGHHSGGLASSQGPCHSPCINGVGDSSGDVGSSISHTVSTPELANTKQGANMGNYATTANMLRNHMSRPPPPYPSSSFRPATSTPDLASHRHRCIGGSSPELVTRMVQLSVKTFQPDSSAVVHQSLQEVSEPLTAGAKHRSALDKRHSMEFISSMRGGGMEGLVMKGVNTALHRRNTLREHVMPSHPQPQPQPPPQQSKELTMQKPVQNAPEASVASPTTVAYQHQKTLSNATMLIHSSESEEEEEEEERPELDVQIPGLNEDISIRAQLQAALAKLPNKPPPDYPGPPRTTVNAQIRAPGHSATPHHNHDQSPHCNQGPMDLTQTQSVGGSVAGGGAGGTLIRGDQNGINGAVLGPSISEPDLTSVKERVRKEPVKERPVSEMFSLEDSIVEREIAQRTLERQKMSVDSMRRPLMMAALNGLYVARMPVAQNQAEEGAKSTSDERCETLELKLEEDRVFTEYEQVPKKRVDSLLTTATLPENAERNRFRDVVPYEENRVELVPNKENNTGYINASHIKAMIRGEEWHYIATQGPLANTCGDFWQMIWEQGVNVIAMVTAEEEGGRSKSHRYWPKLGSKHNSATYGKFKVTTKFRTEYNCYATTGLKVKHLLSGQERTVWHLQYTDWPEQGCPEYVPGFLSYLEQIQSVRRHTNSMLDTSKSLNPPVVVHCSAGVGRTGVVILAELMISCLEHNEPVEVPTMLSELRQQRMLMVQTISQYKFVYQVLIQFLKNSRLI; from the exons GTATCAGTATTATCTGCAGGTGAAGAAGGAGGTGCTGGATGGACGCCTGCAGTGCACTGTAGAGCAGGGGATCAGACTAGCTGGACTAGCAGTACAAG CTGACTTTGGAAACTTCACCCACTTTTCATCCCAGGACTTCCTCAGAGAGTACGTGCTCTTCCCAGTG AATTGGCCCAATGGGGATGAAGTGCTGGAGGAGTGGACCAAGAAAGTTGCTGAGGAGCATAAGAGTCACTG TGGAATGCCGCCGGCTGAAGCTGAACTTTTGTACATCAAGGAGATGGAAAAACTGGATGGTTTTGGCCAGGAGAGTTTTCCTGCAAAG gacaactacACAAACGACATTTTCATCGGCATGTCTTTTGTCGGCGTGTTTGTCAAACACAGAAATGGCAGATCCATCATGCTCCACAA GTGGAAGGACATCGGTACCATAGCACACAACAAGTCAGCCATCACAGTGGAGATAACAAGCAGAGACGACACCATCAATTTTCACATG GAGGATATGGAAATGGCCAAGTACATTGCTCGTCTTTTCACGGCCAGACACAAAttctacaaacaaaacaaaatctgcacAGA GCCCACTCATTCTCCTGCACCAATCAGAAGGAGACCCACGTGGAACCATCGTCTGTCTCTG CCACGGGCCCAGTCCTGCAACTTCCAGTCTGTGCATGAGCATTATCAGGACATGCAGAGCTCTCAAG ACAGCATCTTCCATGAAGATCCTTACTACAAGTCGGAGACCAGTCTGGATGTTACTTTCAGAAATGGGACCGTGCCCAATGGAAGCATGTACAGCAGCCCCAGTTTGAGCTCCCTAAATCGTTCCCAGACGTTCATCCCTGCTTCGCCCATGTCGTCCAACCTCAGCATCCCGAGCAGCGAGCTCATGCGCCCTGACTACATCCCCAGCCACCGCCACAGTGCCATCATCGCTCCGTCGTACAGGCCCACACCTGAATATGATGCAGTCATGCGGCAGAAGCGGAGGATGGTCCCCGCTCACCATGACTTCCAAAGCCAGTCACTTCACAGTTTGAACATTAGTAATGCCTGTGCTTATCGCAAGCCAGAGGCTCTGGTGTACAGCCAGCCAGAAATGAGAGAGAGGGGTCCCTATCATGGCCCGGGCCCTGGCCCTGGACCTTACACTCCACAG ATTAGTTACAGTAAGCCAGTGTCCCATGGGCACCATTCAGGAGGCCTTGCCAGCAGCCAGGGTCCATGTCATTCACCCTGCATTAATGGAGTCGGAGACAGCAGTGGAGATGTCGGAAGCTCCATCTCCCATACTGTTAGCACACCGGAGCTTGCAAACACCAAACAAGGAGCCAACATGGGAAATTATGCAACTACTGCTAATATGTTAAGAAACCACATGTCACGCCCTCCACCACCTTATCCTTCCAGCTCTTTCAGGCCGGCGACTAGCACGCCGGATCTTGCCAGCCACCGGCATCGCTGCATCGGGGGCAGCAGCCCAGAACTGGTCACCCGCATGGTGCAGCTGTCGGTGAAGACCTTCCAGCCAGACAGCTCGGCCGTGGTACATCAGTCTCTGCAGGAGGTTAGTGAACCTTTAACTGCAGGCGCTAAGCACCGGTCCGCCCTGGACAAGAGGCATAGCATGGAGTTCATCAGCAGCATGAGGGGAGGTGGAATGGAAGGCCTAGTGATGAAGGGGGTGAACACTGCCCTTCATCGGAGGAATACTCTCAGAGAGCATGTGATGCCATCCCACCCTCAGCCACAACCACAGCCACCACCCCAGCAGTCAAAGGAGCTTACCATGCAGAAACCTGTCCAGAATGCACCTGAGGCTTCAGTAGCGTCACCTACAACAGTGGCTTACCAGCATCAAAAGACTCTTTCCAATGCCACCATGCTGATACACAGCAGTGAgagtgaagaggaggaggaggaagaggagaggccTGAACTGGATGTTCAGATCCCAGGCCTCAATGAGGACATCAGTATCAGGGCTCAACTCCAGGCAGCTCTGGCTAAACTTCCTAACAAACCCCCTCCAGACTACCCGGGCCCTCCACGAACTACTGTCAATGCTCAGATCCGTGCTCCCGGTCACAGCGCCACTCCCCACCATAACCATGATCAATCACCACACTGCAATCAAGGACCTATGGATCTAACCCAGACACAAAGTGTTGGCGGATCTGTGGCTGGGGGTGGTGCTGGTGGGACACTGATCAGAGGGGATCAGAATGGGATAAATGGAGCGGTGTTAGGTCCATCCATTTCAGAACCAGACCTGACCAGCGTGAAGGAGAGGGTGAGGAAGGAGCCAGTAAAAGAGAGGCCGGTGTCTGAGATGTTCTCTTTGGAAGACAGTATAGTGGAGAGGGAGATTGCTCAAAGG ACCCTGGAAAGGCAGAAGATGTCCGTGGACTCCATGAGGAGGCCGCTGATGATGGCGGCGCTCAACGGTCTGTACGTGGCGAGGATGCCAGTCGCCCAGAATCAAGCTGAGGAAGGTGCCAAGTCGACATCGGACGAAAGG TGCGAAACCTTAGAgctgaagctggaggaggaccGGGTCTTCACAGAGTACGAGCAGGTGCCCAAGAAGAGGGTCGACTCCCTTCTCACCACAGCAACTTTGCCCGAAAACGCAGAGCGCAATCGTTTCCGCGACGTCGTCCCGTATGAGGAGAATCGGGTCGAGCTGGTACCCAACAAAGAGAACAACACGGGCTACATAAATGCCTCCCATATCAAG GCTATGATTAGAGGGGAGGAGTGGCACTACATTGCCACGCAGGGTCCACTGGCCAACACCTGTGGAGACTTCTGGCAGATGATTTGGGAACAGGGTGTCAACGTCATCGCAATGGTTACTGCAGAGGAG GAGGGTGGCAGGTCCAAGAGTCACCGCTACTGGCCCAAACTGGGCTCCAAACATAACTCGGCCACCTATGGCAAGTTCAAGGTGACCACCAAGTTTCGCACAGAGTACAACTGCTACGCCACCACGGGGTTGAAGGTCAAACACCTGCTGTCGGGCCAAGAGAGGACGGTTTGGCACCTGCAATACACAGACTGGCCTGAGCAGGGTTGTCCTGAATATGTTCCTGGATTTCTCT CCTACCTAGAACAAATTCAATCTGTGAGGAGGCACACCAACTCCATGCTGGATACCTCAAAGAGCCTTAATCCACCAGTCGTGGTGCATTGCAGTGCAGGTGTGGGTCGTACTGGTGTGGTGATCCTTGCTGAGCTCATGATCAGCTGCCTCGAGCACAATGAG CCAGTGGAGGTTCCCACCATGTTGTCAGAGCTGAGGCAGCAGAGGATGCTGATGGTGCAGACCATCTCCCAGTACAAGTTTGTCTACCAGGTTCTCATCCAGTTCCTTAAGAACTCCCGCCTCATCTGA